AGCTGCCCCTGCCCTACAAATTGGCAAACCTGCGGTCGAGCGAGCCGCCAATGTTGAGGCCCGACAAGGTGGGTCGGCACTGTTGCTCTCTAGTGCAAGCTGACAGTTTTCTTCTAGTCGTCTCTTCCCTCACTTCCGCCGCTGGTTCCGCCATTGGCTCTATTGTGAACACTGTCACTGGCGGTGCTGGATCTGTCGCCTCCGACGCCACAAGCGCTGGGGGTGTCGCTACTTCTGGCGCTGGCTCTGTTGCCTCTGGCGGTATTTCGGGGGCCAGTTCTGTAGCTTCTGCTGCTACTTCTGGTGCAAGTTCTGCTGCTTCGCGGGCCACTACAGGGGCCCAGAGTGCTACAAGTGCCGCAAGTTCTGCCGCGTGAGTTATTTTATCCATTTGAATATCATAAAAAACCAGTGATTGACACCAAAATGTGATTAGCGGCACTTCTGCGGCCATCCCTGCTGCCATTGTTGGGCAGGCCGGTCTTTGGACTGCCGTAATGGGTGGCATTGGTCTTGTCATTGGCGCTGCCGCAATCTGGGCGTAAGGCATTATCGTTGATTTATTTTTGGTTCATAAAGTGTATATCAGAAAATTTGTAGCGAGTGATGCAGATTGTAATTCGTGATAAAAGCATATTGGTCGATCTGGAGGGGTACGGTGACGGGTACGCGACGAATGATAAGATAACCTCGATTTTGATGCAAAGTTCCCCATGACCGCTTGTCGGTTATCTCCACTGGTTTTGCGGGGGGTTTTTATTTGCTGCTCCAACCAGCAGCTGACGACGTTTATTCCC
The sequence above is drawn from the Cryptococcus gattii WM276 chromosome N, complete sequence genome and encodes:
- a CDS encoding Hypothetical protein (Similar to TIGR gene model, INSD accession AAW47050.1; CNN01210) yields the protein MKVVALFAVLPVLAVLAEPAAFPEPTPAAPALQIGKPAVERAANVEARQVVSSLTSAAGSAIGSIVNTVTGGAGSVASDATSAGGVATSGAGSVASGGISGASSVASAATSGASSAASRATTGAQSATSAASSAAGTSAAIPAAIVGQAGLWTAVMGGIGLVIGAAAIWA